From the genome of Triticum aestivum cultivar Chinese Spring chromosome 3B, IWGSC CS RefSeq v2.1, whole genome shotgun sequence, one region includes:
- the LOC123070364 gene encoding protein phosphatase 2C 50 isoform X1 has translation MAAAVFAGEGAAARGGCSAECAGGIERPPDLGSRARAAGDGCGKRSVYLMECVPLWGCAAARGRAAEMEDACAAVPRFAAVPARMLASSRELDGIGGDFDAAELRLPAHLFGVYDGHGGSEVANYCRDKIHVVLREVLKAGRWLEELGEVGELDVKEPWEKVFGDCFQKVDDEVSGKASRFSNGTREIRPEPIAADNVGSTAVVAIVCSSHVITANCGDSRVVLCRGKEPIALSVDHKPDRKDERARIEAAGGKVIDWNGYRVSGILAMSRSIGDRYLKPFLIPKPEVSIVARAKDDDCLILASDGLWDVMSNEDACKVARRQILLWYKNNNDGANSDGGSEPTMNPAAKAAADCLVRLALSKGSGDNISVIVIDLKSRKKTKGKT, from the exons ATGGCGGCTGCGGTGTTCGCGGGGGAGGGGGCCGCCGCgcgcggggggtgctcggcggaaTGCGCCGGCGGGATCGAGAGGCCGCCGGATCTCGGGAGCAGGGCGCGCGCCGCCGGGGACGGGTGCGGCAAGCGGAGCGTGTACCTCATGGAGTGCGTGCCGCTGTGGGGCTGCGCCGCGGCACGCGGCCGCGCCGCGGAGATGGAGGACGCGTGCGCCGCCGTGCCGCGCTTCGCCGCCGTGCCGGCGCGGATGCTCGCGAGCAGCCGCGAGCTGGACGGGATCGGGGGCGACTTCGACGCCGCCGAGCTCCGGCTTCCGGCGCACCTGTTCGGCGTCTACGATGGACACGGCGGCTCGGAG GTCGCAAACTACTGCCGGGATAAGATCCACGTCGTGTTAAGAGAGGTGCTGAAAGCTGGCAGGTGGTTGGAGGAATTGGGGGAAGTAGGGGAGCTCGACGTGAAAGAACCATGGGAGAAGGTTTTCGGTGATTGTTTCCAGAAGGTAGACGACGAGGTGTCGGGGAAAGCGAGCAGGTTTTCCAATGGCACCAGGGAGATCCGTCCTGAGCCTATTGCCGCTGATAACGTGGGTTCCACCGCCGTTGTTGCCATTGTCTGCTCTTCTCATGTCATAACTGCGAATTGTGGAGATTCACGCGTGGTGCTCTGCCGTGGAAAGGAGCCCATTGCTCTGTCCGTCGATCACAAA CCTGATAGGAAAGATGAGCGTGCCAGGATTGAGGCCGCAGGTGGAAAGGTCATTGACTGGAATGGTTATCGTGTCTCTGGTATTCTGGCAATGTCACGGTCAATCG GTGACCGATACCTGAAACCATTTCTGATTCCAAAGCCAGAAGTCAGCATTGTTGCTCGGGCAAAAGATGACGACTGCCTCATTCTAGCAAGCGATGGTCTCTGGGATGTCATGTCAAATGAGGACGCATGCAAAGTTGCCCGGCGACAGATCCTTCTGTGGTACAAGAATAATAACGACGGTGCGAATTCCGATGGAGGCAGCGAACCCACTATGAACCCAGCTGCAAAAGCAGCCGCTGATTGTCTCGTGAGGCTAGCGCTGTCGAAAGGGAGCGGGGACAACATTAGTGTCATTGTTATTGACctgaaatcaagaaagaagacCAAGGGCAAAACCTAA
- the LOC123070364 gene encoding protein phosphatase 2C 50 isoform X2 — translation MRRRDREAAGSREQGARRRGRVRQAERVPHGVRAAVGLRRGTRPRRGDGGRVRRRAALRRRAGADAREQPRAGRDRGRLRRRRAPASGAPVRRLRWTRRLGGEVANYCRDKIHVVLREVLKAGRWLEELGEVGELDVKEPWEKVFGDCFQKVDDEVSGKASRFSNGTREIRPEPIAADNVGSTAVVAIVCSSHVITANCGDSRVVLCRGKEPIALSVDHKPDRKDERARIEAAGGKVIDWNGYRVSGILAMSRSIGDRYLKPFLIPKPEVSIVARAKDDDCLILASDGLWDVMSNEDACKVARRQILLWYKNNNDGANSDGGSEPTMNPAAKAAADCLVRLALSKGSGDNISVIVIDLKSRKKTKGKT, via the exons aTGCGCCGGCGGGATCGAGAGGCCGCCGGATCTCGGGAGCAGGGCGCGCGCCGCCGGGGACGGGTGCGGCAAGCGGAGCGTGTACCTCATGGAGTGCGTGCCGCTGTGGGGCTGCGCCGCGGCACGCGGCCGCGCCGCGGAGATGGAGGACGCGTGCGCCGCCGTGCCGCGCTTCGCCGCCGTGCCGGCGCGGATGCTCGCGAGCAGCCGCGAGCTGGACGGGATCGGGGGCGACTTCGACGCCGCCGAGCTCCGGCTTCCGGCGCACCTGTTCGGCGTCTACGATGGACACGGCGGCTCGGAGGTGAG GTCGCAAACTACTGCCGGGATAAGATCCACGTCGTGTTAAGAGAGGTGCTGAAAGCTGGCAGGTGGTTGGAGGAATTGGGGGAAGTAGGGGAGCTCGACGTGAAAGAACCATGGGAGAAGGTTTTCGGTGATTGTTTCCAGAAGGTAGACGACGAGGTGTCGGGGAAAGCGAGCAGGTTTTCCAATGGCACCAGGGAGATCCGTCCTGAGCCTATTGCCGCTGATAACGTGGGTTCCACCGCCGTTGTTGCCATTGTCTGCTCTTCTCATGTCATAACTGCGAATTGTGGAGATTCACGCGTGGTGCTCTGCCGTGGAAAGGAGCCCATTGCTCTGTCCGTCGATCACAAA CCTGATAGGAAAGATGAGCGTGCCAGGATTGAGGCCGCAGGTGGAAAGGTCATTGACTGGAATGGTTATCGTGTCTCTGGTATTCTGGCAATGTCACGGTCAATCG GTGACCGATACCTGAAACCATTTCTGATTCCAAAGCCAGAAGTCAGCATTGTTGCTCGGGCAAAAGATGACGACTGCCTCATTCTAGCAAGCGATGGTCTCTGGGATGTCATGTCAAATGAGGACGCATGCAAAGTTGCCCGGCGACAGATCCTTCTGTGGTACAAGAATAATAACGACGGTGCGAATTCCGATGGAGGCAGCGAACCCACTATGAACCCAGCTGCAAAAGCAGCCGCTGATTGTCTCGTGAGGCTAGCGCTGTCGAAAGGGAGCGGGGACAACATTAGTGTCATTGTTATTGACctgaaatcaagaaagaagacCAAGGGCAAAACCTAA